TCTTGCTTTATCACAGGTGTAACCCATTCAGTGAGCACATACAGAGAAAAATCAGTCTGTAGTCTGGTAGTAGATGTCCTAACCAGCACGCATCCACAGAGTATGATGCATATCCAGTACCAGATTCAGGTCAGCCTCTCTGGGCTTCTAGTGAGTTACTCCACTCTGTGGTTCGGCACTGCTCACACaacattcatgtatttattctttGGCTACTTGGTGAACTACTCCATAATTTACTTACTTATCCTTTGAATCCTGATTTTTGATTTTCCTTTATGTCAATTAAGGTAGGAAaaaaatttcatatttttttatataatatattttattgcagCTACTTTGTATGATGTTTAGATTGAAGGAAACATTTAGTTttacattaaatgtaaatattctagATATCTTGTGTGTTACGTCATACACATTTACTCACAATTCAGCCTGTTTTGTATCTGTTATCTTGagtgaaatttaaaatacatttctgaatgGTTTGAACAAACTTTATCCACACATCATGAGTGACCATCCAGCAGGCGAGTGTGGTTTAATCTTCACTATCTTTCATCTCTATGAAGCTTTATGGTTGTGGGGTCCGTCCACTGCTGCCCTGCTCGCCTACCTCCCAGCCATAAACCTAACCGAGTGGCGTCCTGCGTCTCCCTTCGCCCTCCTGTCTAACTTGGTGCCAGCTTCTGCTCCAGTTCCTGCCTCTGTCCCTCCACCAGAGACTCCACTGGAGCAAACCCCAGCCACCCCGGTCTCACAGGCACCAGTAAGATACAGAGATTAAACAATGACTAACACTAAAATGattgtgagagtgtgtgtgtgtgtgtgtgtgtgtgtgtgtataaatgacCTTATTACATGATGTTTGTTGCAGTTCAAGCATTTTCCACTTAagacatgttttaatgtttactcCTTCATTCTCCTCCTCAGCCTATGCTTCCCCCTGTGGCGGTTTCCAGTGTGGACTTAGAGCGACTGGAACGCGTGGAGCGCCAACTAGCCCTGCTGTGGGAGCGAGTCCAGCAGGGTGACCAGAAGCAGGAGCAGCATCACGGTGACGTTTTGGGTCTCTACAGCACCCTGAAGGAGCAGCTCCAcactcagacagacagggagagccTGGGACTGTGGGTGTCCTCCCTGCTGGAGCAGAGACTGGGTGTGTTACAGGGAGAGCTGAAgcaggagaacacacacagagcacaggtAGGGAGGAGAGGATAAGTGTTGAGTTACAAGAGtgatgttttgatttaaaaagtttACATGTAtctcacttttttctctttatctctgctCCATGCAGAGTGCAGAGCAACAGAAGCAGCACCAAGAGAATCAGGCAACAAGGCTGGCTGATTTAGAATTACTGCTCAACGCTCTGGCTGCCAAAACTGAAGTACGTACAGCAGATTCACTGCTTCTCCACTGAGAAAACACCTTGAAAACATGTGTGCAGAATGCATGGGGAAATGTGGCAAGATGGcttttttattagttattttgatatttgttattttacaggCTAAGCACACTCTTGTGCCAGTGTTATCTAAATGTCTAATTGTCacttaataaattattaaaacagcCAAAATGACTAAAAGCAAAACTAAGTAGATAAATCATAAAATCAAGCAAGCACAAGAGTATAATCCATAATAAAGTACAGAATGTAAGAGTAGAGGtcaaatggtaaacattaacaAGGAACACACAAAACAGGCAGTCAAACAAAGCCTGGAGTGTAattattaactgattaaaaaGCTTACAGTTTACAATGGCTTGGCTCTGACGGCTGAGCCGACAGGTGCTCTTTAGTGGGGTAGGTGAAAGTATCAACCAAGACTTCCTGGAtcctgttattgttgtttttatattttatatttaattataataGCATGAGATGGTGGCACACATACCACAACCACAGAGGCAACAgtgttaaaaagacaaaagaataTCTTTTCAACCGAGAAACCACTTTCATGTCATGATGCCAGACCAGAATCAGTCAACTCAGTGGAGTGGGCAGGTACAAAGGTCTGGACCCATGCAAAGTCTGTATACTAAGGAACAGTGGTGCTGTATCAAATATCTAACTGAAATGTGTTCCTGGGGAAAATCTCATTGTTAATATCATTGATTTGGTTTTTCAGAAATATTAAAgagagttttattttctgtgttatcATCAGTAATCCTTATACATGATCTGTGTCGTAGGAGGTgcaacagaagcagcagcattATGAGCACGAGAagcaggaaaaagagaaagaggttgTCACTCCAGCAGCAGACACAGTTCCTGTCAGGTACGAAAACCAGGAGAAATAAGTAAACCTTCAAATCCACATtgactgactgatttttttcttcttttttttaaatgtgctattcACATTTTGTGAACAAGTTCTTCAAGATTGTGGCAGCTCACATATATATTCTGTCTTTCACTCAGTGTGGGTGTGAAGCAGGAGGACCATGATGCTTTGCTAGTGGAGGTGCAGAGACTTGAGGCGGAGCTGGGCAAAATCAGACAGGACCTGCAAGGTGTTGTGGGATGCAAGGGCAAGTGTGATCAGCTGGACACGCTGCAGGAGACGGTAAGTAACAAAAATATTGACTCCTGTTTGGGCTTTACAGCAATATCGACTGAATCTGCCCTTTCTGTGATGCAGTTTCGTAAATGATTAAGATTTccattatatttctttattcattAGATTTCTGTGTGTGCCTTTCTCAGATATCAGCCCAGGTGTCCTCCCAGGTGCGTAAGGAGTTGCAGGCTCTGTTCTTCGGCAGTGGTGGGTcaggagaggagcagggagaggtGCCAGAGTCTCTGATCTACTGGCTGTCCCAGCGCTACGTGAGCACACCCGACCTGCAGGCCTCTCTGGCCTCACTGGAGCTGAGCATCCTGAGAAACGTGTCCCTGCAGATGGATCTTAACCGGGCCCAAACCCTGGGTGAGGCCGAGTCCCAAGCCAAGACCATCGTTCAGATGGTAACCGGGACTGTCCAGCAGTCTGCTACTGCTGAGGGACTGACAGAAGAGGTAATGAACGCACACGTCTACTGTCAACATCCTCATCGCTGTGGATTCCCATTTTAATCCCATAATCTAAGCTGAGCTCTTTGAAAGTGTTGTTTCGTCATGTGTCTGAGGCTCTTAATTAATCTGTAACTCTTGTGTTGTGGTCTCTACCCCAGCAAGTGAAGCTGATTGTCCAAAACGCTTTAAGGCTCTACTCCCAGGATCGAACAGGCCAGGTGGACTACGCCCTGGAGTCTGGAGGTAAGAAGGAAGCCTCCCATCGATTGAGTGCCTGTCCATCCTGTGCTCAAATGTATGTCTCTAACGTAATGAAGGTGCAGGCATTATCCAGGCTCGAGGACAACGGGGTATTAACTTCAAAAGCTCAGGCTGTATTGTCATGTGTGTTACTGAGCGGTTGACCTACATGGAAGCGTCACTTCACAGGAGGTGCAGGCATTGAGACTTTCTGGTAGCCTAGTAGTTAAGCCAGACACCATATAATCACAGCCACCCAAGTTTGATTTGGGCTGGGGACCTTTAGGCATGGTGTGCTTTCCTGTTAagctaaacaaacacacatttgaataTGATGAAAGGAGATATTGAGACAGATGGTGGCAAAGAGGCAGGACCAAATGATTAGGAAACATATCAAACATGAGGAATACTTCAGAACGCTCTCTGGCTTCGGCACAAGTATCTTAAGTTGAAAACTTCAGTGCAGACTTTGTTGTCTGAGTCTCTCTCCTTATAAGTGAAGCCAGCAGTTGAAGGACATAATGCACCAGAACTGTGTCTATGTAAGGACATGGTGTCCATATAAACTGTTGACAGATGGCTTTAAGGATAAAAATGCTGAATTCACAGAATGgaaaatcaaaccaaaaacgtttcacacaaaaaaatcccaAAGTTGTCCTGCAGCTCCCTTGAAAAGTATAACAGTACACACAAGCTGTGCAGTATGATTAACCCTCAACTTCAGCATTTAAACTTCACAGTCATTGAAAAGTATATTAATAGTTATTTGATATTAAATTCAAGTTTACTTTATTCATGGCCAAGGAAATTAGGACTACATTTTCAGCATAATTATTGTTTCCTCTTAACCTCAGGTGGCAGCATCCTCAGTACTCGCTGCTCTGAGACATACGAGACCAAGACGGCCCTCATGAGTCTGTTCGGCCTGCCACTCTGGTACTTCTCCCAGTCACCACGTGTTGTCATCCAGGTGAGCCTCACCATGAGAACAATGTCTGTTTTACTGATTATgcaaagttagttagttaaaggataggttcacaatttttcaagccTGTCTTAAAACAGTAGCCAGGTGTCTATATGAACaatgaaacagcttttttcttgctgtaatcatttctcctgttcatactggccattacaggatcccttcctaatgcactttcaatgtaagtgatgagGGACAAAAGGTAATATGagacttcagcagtctgagttagacaaatcaagtggatgtcttccaaagttagtctttttagtacaaaattccctctttgtcttACTGTCCCTCCACCTCAGCTCAGCAGGGAAACaaagggaattttgtactaaacaGACTAACTTTGGAAAAcatccacttgatttgtctaactcagtgactgctgctgctgaaaccTCATGTAAGTTTCAGATTAACTTttagaatgtatttttacacagaacgaGGGGTTGTAAATTTCTTTAAATGGCCAAGAAGCACCtggctattgttttaagacagacttgaaaaattgtgaaccaaTCCTTTAAGCTTATTATGAAAGGGTTAAGATCAAAGGGGCGGTTCTTATTTGGCTGATGAACTAGagaactcactcactcagtcacaAGTCTTGGCTGCTGTTATGAAACTTATTTTGGCATTTCTCCCCTTCTCAGCCTGATGTGTACCCAGGTAACTGCTGGGCGTTCAAAGGCTCTCAGGGCTACCTGGTGATCCGGTTGTCCCTGAGGATCCTGCCCACATCCTTCTGCGTGGAGCACATCCCCAAGGCCCTGTCGCCGACTGGAAACATCACCAGCGCCCCACAGAACTTCACTGTTTTTGTAAGAAACATACTAACATAAAGCCTTACAATTGCACACTTGTTAATCCAATGAAAACTTGAGGGATGAATGCCTGTTTTCACTGATGTTTGTGTGCAGGGTCTAGATGATGAGTACCAGGAAGAAGGGAAGCTGCTGGGGCACTACATATACCAGGAAGATGGAGAGTCACTGCAAACTTTTCCTGTTATGGTAACTTAAGACGCACTTCCTGAAGTGTAtaaaaatcagttaattgtCTGCCAGCGTGTTCTGAATATTTCCCCTCTTCTCTTTCAGGAGCAGAATGACAAGACCTTCCAGATCATCGAGGTGCGGGTGCTGTCTAACTGGGGTCATCCAGAATACACCTGCATGTACCGCTTCAGAGTCCATGGAGACCCTCGGCCTCAGTGAACCAACCACTACCACACATGCTCATATATGACATATCACCTGTACATAGCTATCGCCAACTTGTTAAAAAACGGAGGGGACTCGGCAGTActttgtggatgtttttgtaTGAAAGACACGAAGAACAGAGAAGTTGTGGATTGTTAAAGGAATGTGCCCAGGACTGAATCAACGTGTTTTGTAATATTGAAAGAGTCAGAGGAAAGTCTGTATGGGGACTGTCAATGATCGCAGAAGAGGAATAGAACCACGGAAGAAGCTAAAACTCCCAGTCCCCTTTTCGTAAAAAGGTCTCTTGCACTGAATCAGCCCGTGAGGGCGGCAGGCTCCACTGAGCGGACAAATCCACCCCCCTCTTGGCACCTTCCACTTCTACAGGGAGGTGGACACTTGAAATGGGGGATTACAGACTCATCTCCACCATTTCCTCACACACTACATCTCAGTCTGATTTGGTTTCTGTTCTTAATCATCTGTGTTTAACTTTGATTTCCTGTTAGTCTACTATTTTCAGGATCAAAGCCACTGCACCTTTTGCCTGCGACGCTGTCCAGGCATGTCACTCCCTTTGTTGCTGTCAAGTCACTGCATTGACTTTAACTGAGCTGTCTGGGCAGCCTGCAGGACTGGACCACACTCACACGAAAGGTTCACTAAATTgaagatttgttttctgttggaaCTGAACATGCTGCCTATGGACAGGCGCTGAATGTTTTCTCAAGTGGAGCCTTTGATGCAAGTCATCCTTTAACTTCACAGCAACACTGTATAACCACTGACCTGAGCTCTATGTGTTCACAGTATTAGGAGGCTCCTCACTATGTACATTAGACAAAATATGTGTATGGTTATGGATGGACTCCAGGATTCATTCTAGCATGTGACTCTTCCCGAACCCATACTCTCATAAACTTTTACATGCATTATGGATTTACCTGACTGTGTCCTCTCTGAAGGTTTGAGTCCTGTGCCTGGATCTCAAATTACCAATCAATGTTGAACGCTAAATAATATAACTACTCCTGTAGACAagagtgattttattttttattttttttccctttcgaTTTCTATCAAGAGGGGGACTCTCGGTCTCCCTCTTGCTCAGTTATAAACGTCCTCCTCACATGGGCTCCCTCTGTTCTGAAACCCTGAAGGAATGTAATCTGTATATTTCATTGTTGATAGTTGATCCTTTATAATATCTGCTTTTATCAGTGTtgctttacaaaaaaatcatcccattattattgtattactaccattatttctacattgtgttttgctttttattttttttgtttagttttgggCAGGGGCTGTTGATAATGTCAGAGGATGCACTGCAACAACTTGTTAGAGAAATGTTTGTGGCACAGGTCTtcacaatttgtttttaaaaaatgggggTGTGTGTAGTCATCGATTTTGGTTGCAAATATGGGTAAGTCTAAAATACtatgtataaaaaatgttttgttcacaaTCTTATTTATTAACAAGTCAATTAGTGACTGCAAGATATGAGTTACTGCAATGTATATTTTGTCAAAAGCTGTTCAGTACATTTTGGAACCATcttgagacttttttttaagataaatgGCTATTTTTGTTCAGTCAGGAGATGACTTAACTGCTTTGGAATATATTCCAATAAAGACTTTAATTTTGAAGAACTTCTCTGAATAACATTGTCATGGTATAagatttttcttctctccatcgACAGCATAATCGTTTATTCTCATATTTATacagaaaaatgctttttacaatgtaatagtcttttttttttttgggttggTTT
This genomic interval from Siniperca chuatsi isolate FFG_IHB_CAS linkage group LG21, ASM2008510v1, whole genome shotgun sequence contains the following:
- the sun1b gene encoding SUN domain-containing protein 1 isoform X4, encoding MQEESEQRRMTMDFSQLHTYTPPQCAPENTGYTYSLSSSYSTAALEFEKEHQIAAVYESPRMSRRSLRLQTSAGHYGNESLADYSQNHSGSYTSTIRESRTLRSRKQQSGSSALSLSLSQAATPRKTLSFSAVNTPINNSSSVIQGSNTTSDASLLTSVMDQPHLRQRTVTTTTTTTSTSVDGHWGRSSRAKHSSSVNGDASVSKSHTLLTNGYICKDCSFHSQKMDSLITRSSSSPSSQAAEASSVALSSSSSSPFTSIYSRDRSQRNKIGVLVSMSNTCIRYSKRALAPIVSLVTLLFNNVLWLGSRAKSPRGKGVLVSFSDSMRQAVSSSLSQLWLFKQTTLHRVMGYRANGYEGQAHSSFCGSMNVKGLVNEDASYLNLNGSLCYCLLQPGYCVVRAGKALGSGVGTVVQRLLSLFWMLLAAPVKAGRGLLWFLATGWYQLVSLMSLLNVFFLTRCLPKLWRLLLLLLPLLLLLALWLWGPSTAALLAYLPAINLTEWRPASPFALLSNLVPASAPVPASVPPPETPLEQTPATPVSQAPPMLPPVAVSSVDLERLERVERQLALLWERVQQGDQKQEQHHGDVLGLYSTLKEQLHTQTDRESLGLWVSSLLEQRLGVLQGELKQENTHRAQSAEQQKQHQENQATRLADLELLLNALAAKTEEVQQKQQHYEHEKQEKEKEVVTPAADTVPVSVGVKQEDHDALLVEVQRLEAELGKIRQDLQGVVGCKGKCDQLDTLQETISAQVSSQVRKELQALFFGSGGSGEEQGEVPESLIYWLSQRYVSTPDLQASLASLELSILRNVSLQMDLNRAQTLGEAESQAKTIVQMVTGTVQQSATAEGLTEEQVKLIVQNALRLYSQDRTGQVDYALESGGGSILSTRCSETYETKTALMSLFGLPLWYFSQSPRVVIQPDVYPGNCWAFKGSQGYLVIRLSLRILPTSFCVEHIPKALSPTGNITSAPQNFTVFGLDDEYQEEGKLLGHYIYQEDGESLQTFPVMEQNDKTFQIIEVRVLSNWGHPEYTCMYRFRVHGDPRPQ
- the sun1b gene encoding SUN domain-containing protein 1 isoform X2, with product MQEESEQRRMTMDFSQLHTYTPPQCAPENTGYTYSLSSSYSTAALEFEKEHQIAAVYESPRMSRRSLRLQTSAGHYGNESLADYSQNHSGSYTSTIRESRTLRSRKQQSGSSALSLSLSQAATPRKTLSFSAVNTPINNSSSVIQGSNTTSDASLLTSVMDQPHLRQRTVTTTTTTTSTSVDGHWGRSSRAKHSSSVNGDASVSKSHTLLTNGYICKDCSFHSQKMDSLITRSSSSPSSQAAEASSVALSSSSSSPFTSIYSRDRSQRNKIGVLVSMSNTCIRYSKRALAPIVSLVTLLFNNVLWLGSRAKSPRGKGVLVSFSDSMRQAVSSSLSQLWLFKQTTLHRVMGYRANGYEGQAHSSFCGSMNVKGLVNEDASYLNLNGSLCDDCKGKQHSETHTVLLTQSSRPRRLGGALWSVLAYTGYCLLQPGYCVVRAGKALGSGVGTVVQRLLSLFWMLLAAPVKAGRGLLWFLATGWYQLVSLMSLLNVFFLTRCLPKLWRLLLLLLPLLLLLALWLWGPSTAALLAYLPAINLTEWRPASPFALLSNLVPASAPVPASVPPPETPLEQTPATPPMLPPVAVSSVDLERLERVERQLALLWERVQQGDQKQEQHHGDVLGLYSTLKEQLHTQTDRESLGLWVSSLLEQRLGVLQGELKQENTHRAQSAEQQKQHQENQATRLADLELLLNALAAKTEEVQQKQQHYEHEKQEKEKEVVTPAADTVPVSVGVKQEDHDALLVEVQRLEAELGKIRQDLQGVVGCKGKCDQLDTLQETISAQVSSQVRKELQALFFGSGGSGEEQGEVPESLIYWLSQRYVSTPDLQASLASLELSILRNVSLQMDLNRAQTLGEAESQAKTIVQMVTGTVQQSATAEGLTEEQVKLIVQNALRLYSQDRTGQVDYALESGGGSILSTRCSETYETKTALMSLFGLPLWYFSQSPRVVIQPDVYPGNCWAFKGSQGYLVIRLSLRILPTSFCVEHIPKALSPTGNITSAPQNFTVFGLDDEYQEEGKLLGHYIYQEDGESLQTFPVMEQNDKTFQIIEVRVLSNWGHPEYTCMYRFRVHGDPRPQ
- the sun1b gene encoding SUN domain-containing protein 1 isoform X1, which codes for MQEESEQRRMTMDFSQLHTYTPPQCAPENTGYTYSLSSSYSTAALEFEKEHQIAAVYESPRMSRRSLRLQTSAGHYGNESLADYSQNHSGSYTSTIRESRTLRSRKQQSGSSALSLSLSQAATPRKTLSFSAVNTPINNSSSVIQGSNTTSDASLLTSVMDQPHLRQRTVTTTTTTTSTSVDGHWGRSSRAKHSSSVNGDASVSKSHTLLTNGYICKDCSFHSQKMDSLITRSSSSPSSQAAEASSVALSSSSSSPFTSIYSRDRSQRNKIGVLVSMSNTCIRYSKRALAPIVSLVTLLFNNVLWLGSRAKSPRGKGVLVSFSDSMRQAVSSSLSQLWLFKQTTLHRVMGYRANGYEGQAHSSFCGSMNVKGLVNEDASYLNLNGSLCDDCKGKQHSETHTVLLTQSSRPRRLGGALWSVLAYTGYCLLQPGYCVVRAGKALGSGVGTVVQRLLSLFWMLLAAPVKAGRGLLWFLATGWYQLVSLMSLLNVFFLTRCLPKLWRLLLLLLPLLLLLALWLWGPSTAALLAYLPAINLTEWRPASPFALLSNLVPASAPVPASVPPPETPLEQTPATPVSQAPPMLPPVAVSSVDLERLERVERQLALLWERVQQGDQKQEQHHGDVLGLYSTLKEQLHTQTDRESLGLWVSSLLEQRLGVLQGELKQENTHRAQSAEQQKQHQENQATRLADLELLLNALAAKTEEVQQKQQHYEHEKQEKEKEVVTPAADTVPVSVGVKQEDHDALLVEVQRLEAELGKIRQDLQGVVGCKGKCDQLDTLQETISAQVSSQVRKELQALFFGSGGSGEEQGEVPESLIYWLSQRYVSTPDLQASLASLELSILRNVSLQMDLNRAQTLGEAESQAKTIVQMVTGTVQQSATAEGLTEEQVKLIVQNALRLYSQDRTGQVDYALESGGGSILSTRCSETYETKTALMSLFGLPLWYFSQSPRVVIQPDVYPGNCWAFKGSQGYLVIRLSLRILPTSFCVEHIPKALSPTGNITSAPQNFTVFGLDDEYQEEGKLLGHYIYQEDGESLQTFPVMEQNDKTFQIIEVRVLSNWGHPEYTCMYRFRVHGDPRPQ
- the sun1b gene encoding SUN domain-containing protein 1 isoform X5; translated protein: MQEESEQRRMTMDFSQLHTYTPPQCAPENTGYTYSLSSSYSTAALEFEKEHQIAAVYESPRMSRRSLRLQTSAGHYGNESLADYSQNHSGSYTSTIRESRTLRSRKQQSGSSALSLSLSQAATPRKTLSFSAVNTPINNSSSVIQGSNTTSDASLLTSVMDQPHLRQRTVTTTTTTTSTSVDGHWGRSSRAKHSSSVNGDASVSKSHTLLTNGYICKDCSFHSQKMDSLITRSSSSPSSQAAEASSVALSSSSSSPFTSIYSRDRSQRNKIGVLVSMSNTCIRYSKRALAPIVSLVTLLFNNVLWLGSRAKSPRGKAHSSFCGSMNVKGLVNEDASYLNLNGSLCDDCKGKQHSETHTVLLTQSSRPRRLGGALWSVLAYTGYCLLQPGYCVVRAGKALGSGVGTVVQRLLSLFWMLLAAPVKAGRGLLWFLATGWYQLVSLMSLLNVFFLTRCLPKLWRLLLLLLPLLLLLALWLWGPSTAALLAYLPAINLTEWRPASPFALLSNLVPASAPVPASVPPPETPLEQTPATPVSQAPPMLPPVAVSSVDLERLERVERQLALLWERVQQGDQKQEQHHGDVLGLYSTLKEQLHTQTDRESLGLWVSSLLEQRLGVLQGELKQENTHRAQSAEQQKQHQENQATRLADLELLLNALAAKTEEVQQKQQHYEHEKQEKEKEVVTPAADTVPVSVGVKQEDHDALLVEVQRLEAELGKIRQDLQGVVGCKGKCDQLDTLQETISAQVSSQVRKELQALFFGSGGSGEEQGEVPESLIYWLSQRYVSTPDLQASLASLELSILRNVSLQMDLNRAQTLGEAESQAKTIVQMVTGTVQQSATAEGLTEEQVKLIVQNALRLYSQDRTGQVDYALESGGGSILSTRCSETYETKTALMSLFGLPLWYFSQSPRVVIQPDVYPGNCWAFKGSQGYLVIRLSLRILPTSFCVEHIPKALSPTGNITSAPQNFTVFGLDDEYQEEGKLLGHYIYQEDGESLQTFPVMEQNDKTFQIIEVRVLSNWGHPEYTCMYRFRVHGDPRPQ
- the sun1b gene encoding SUN domain-containing protein 1 isoform X6 — encoded protein: MSRRSLRLQTSAGHYGNESLADYSQNHSGSYTSTIRESRTLRSRKQQSGSSALSLSLSQAATPRKTLSFSAVNTPINNSSSVIQGSNTTSDASLLTSVMDQPHLRQRTVTTTTTTTSTSVDGHWGRSSRAKHSSSVNGDASVSKSHTLLTNGYICKDCSFHSQKMDSLITRSSSSPSSQAAEASSVALSSSSSSPFTSIYSRDRSQRNKIGVLVSMSNTCIRYSKRALAPIVSLVTLLFNNVLWLGSRAKSPRGKGVLVSFSDSMRQAVSSSLSQLWLFKQTTLHRVMGYRANGYEGQAHSSFCGSMNVKGLVNEDASYLNLNGSLCDDCKGKQHSETHTVLLTQSSRPRRLGGALWSVLAYTGYCLLQPGYCVVRAGKALGSGVGTVVQRLLSLFWMLLAAPVKAGRGLLWFLATGWYQLVSLMSLLNVFFLTRCLPKLWRLLLLLLPLLLLLALWLWGPSTAALLAYLPAINLTEWRPASPFALLSNLVPASAPVPASVPPPETPLEQTPATPVSQAPPMLPPVAVSSVDLERLERVERQLALLWERVQQGDQKQEQHHGDVLGLYSTLKEQLHTQTDRESLGLWVSSLLEQRLGVLQGELKQENTHRAQSAEQQKQHQENQATRLADLELLLNALAAKTEEVQQKQQHYEHEKQEKEKEVVTPAADTVPVSVGVKQEDHDALLVEVQRLEAELGKIRQDLQGVVGCKGKCDQLDTLQETISAQVSSQVRKELQALFFGSGGSGEEQGEVPESLIYWLSQRYVSTPDLQASLASLELSILRNVSLQMDLNRAQTLGEAESQAKTIVQMVTGTVQQSATAEGLTEEQVKLIVQNALRLYSQDRTGQVDYALESGGGSILSTRCSETYETKTALMSLFGLPLWYFSQSPRVVIQPDVYPGNCWAFKGSQGYLVIRLSLRILPTSFCVEHIPKALSPTGNITSAPQNFTVFGLDDEYQEEGKLLGHYIYQEDGESLQTFPVMEQNDKTFQIIEVRVLSNWGHPEYTCMYRFRVHGDPRPQ
- the sun1b gene encoding SUN domain-containing protein 1 isoform X8, which produces MQEESEQRRMTMDFSQLHTYTPPQCAPENTGYTYSLSSSYSTAALEFEKEHQIAAVYESPRMSRRSLRLQTSAGHYGNESLADYSQNHSGSYTSTIRESRTLRSRKQQSGSSALSLSLSQAATPRKTLSFSAVNTPINNSSSVIQGSNTTSDASLLTSVMDQPHLRQRTVTTTTTTTSTSVDGHWGRSSRAKHSSSVNGDASVSKSHTLLTNGYICKDCSFHSQKMDSLITRSSSSPSSQAAEASSVALSSSSSSPFTSIYSRDRSQRNKIAHSSFCGSMNVKGLVNEDASYLNLNGSLCDDCKGKQHSETHTVLLTQSSRPRRLGGALWSVLAYTGYCLLQPGYCVVRAGKALGSGVGTVVQRLLSLFWMLLAAPVKAGRGLLWFLATGWYQLVSLMSLLNVFFLTRCLPKLWRLLLLLLPLLLLLALWLWGPSTAALLAYLPAINLTEWRPASPFALLSNLVPASAPVPASVPPPETPLEQTPATPVSQAPPMLPPVAVSSVDLERLERVERQLALLWERVQQGDQKQEQHHGDVLGLYSTLKEQLHTQTDRESLGLWVSSLLEQRLGVLQGELKQENTHRAQSAEQQKQHQENQATRLADLELLLNALAAKTEEVQQKQQHYEHEKQEKEKEVVTPAADTVPVSVGVKQEDHDALLVEVQRLEAELGKIRQDLQGVVGCKGKCDQLDTLQETISAQVSSQVRKELQALFFGSGGSGEEQGEVPESLIYWLSQRYVSTPDLQASLASLELSILRNVSLQMDLNRAQTLGEAESQAKTIVQMVTGTVQQSATAEGLTEEQVKLIVQNALRLYSQDRTGQVDYALESGGGSILSTRCSETYETKTALMSLFGLPLWYFSQSPRVVIQPDVYPGNCWAFKGSQGYLVIRLSLRILPTSFCVEHIPKALSPTGNITSAPQNFTVFGLDDEYQEEGKLLGHYIYQEDGESLQTFPVMEQNDKTFQIIEVRVLSNWGHPEYTCMYRFRVHGDPRPQ
- the sun1b gene encoding SUN domain-containing protein 1 isoform X7, whose translation is MQEESEQRRMTMDFSQLHTYTPPQCAPENTGYTYSLSSSYSTAALEFEKEHQIAAVYESPRMSRRSLRLQTSAGHYGNESLADYSQNHSGSYTSTIRESRTLRSRKQQSGSSALSLSLSQAATPRKTLSFSAVNTPINNSSSVIQGSNTTSDASLLTSVMDQPHLRQRTVTTTTTTTSTSVDGHWGRSSRAKHSSSVNGDASVSKSHTLLTNGYICKDCSFHSQKMDSLITRSSSSPSSQAAEASSVALSSSSSSPFTSIYSRDRSQRNKIGVLVSMSNTCIRYSKRALAPIVSLVTLLFNNVLWLGSRAKSPRGKAHSSFCGSMNVKGLVNEDASYLNLNGSLCYCLLQPGYCVVRAGKALGSGVGTVVQRLLSLFWMLLAAPVKAGRGLLWFLATGWYQLVSLMSLLNVFFLTRCLPKLWRLLLLLLPLLLLLALWLWGPSTAALLAYLPAINLTEWRPASPFALLSNLVPASAPVPASVPPPETPLEQTPATPVSQAPPMLPPVAVSSVDLERLERVERQLALLWERVQQGDQKQEQHHGDVLGLYSTLKEQLHTQTDRESLGLWVSSLLEQRLGVLQGELKQENTHRAQSAEQQKQHQENQATRLADLELLLNALAAKTEEVQQKQQHYEHEKQEKEKEVVTPAADTVPVSVGVKQEDHDALLVEVQRLEAELGKIRQDLQGVVGCKGKCDQLDTLQETISAQVSSQVRKELQALFFGSGGSGEEQGEVPESLIYWLSQRYVSTPDLQASLASLELSILRNVSLQMDLNRAQTLGEAESQAKTIVQMVTGTVQQSATAEGLTEEQVKLIVQNALRLYSQDRTGQVDYALESGGGSILSTRCSETYETKTALMSLFGLPLWYFSQSPRVVIQPDVYPGNCWAFKGSQGYLVIRLSLRILPTSFCVEHIPKALSPTGNITSAPQNFTVFGLDDEYQEEGKLLGHYIYQEDGESLQTFPVMEQNDKTFQIIEVRVLSNWGHPEYTCMYRFRVHGDPRPQ